The nucleotide window TAATAAAAGTATCTTCCCCAGATAGCTCATAAATTAGTGCTAAAACCAAGGAGGAAACGGGTTAAATAAATTTTACCAATCCCTCCATTATTAATTAAAAACGGTTATAGAAAATAAATAAAAGCATTACTTTTGTTTTCTCTTCTAAAAGTTTGTTATCATCAAATTAGTAAAATAAGGGAGCTGAAAATGAATGACCAAACATACTCGAATAGGGAAAACCGATTTAGTTGTTAATCCGATTGGTCTTGGAACGAATGCCGTTGGAGGACATAATCTTTTTCCAAACTTAGATGAAGAAGCAGGCAGGGAATTGGTCCGAACAGGTCTAACACATGGGATCAATTTTCTAGACACGGCGTATGTTTATGGTCTGGGGAGATCGGAAGAAATCATTGGGGAAGTTGTGAAAGAAAGGGGAAATCGTTCAGAAATTGTCATTGCATCCAAAGCAGCACATCAAGTAAATGGTCATGATATGATCTTAGATAACTCACCTGCTTTTTTAAAACAAGCCGTCGAAGAGAGTTTAAAACGGCTTCAAACGGATTACATAGATCTATTTTATATTCATTTTCCTGACCAAGATACACCCAAAGATGAAGCGGTTGGTGCGTTGAAGCAATTGAAAGATGAAGGGAAGATTAGAGCCATCGGTGTGTCAAATTTCTCCCTTCAGCAATTAAAAGAAGCCAACAAAGATGGCTATGTGGATGTCTACCAAGGGGAATACAACCTGATAAGCCGCGGTGCAGAGAAAGAGTTATTTCCCTACGTTACCGAACAGCAAATTTCTTTTGTGCCATTTTATCCCTTAGCTTCTGGGTTATTAACAGGTAAATATAAGCAAGAAACGGAAATTAGTGAAAAAAATCGAAAAAGACCGCAATTTCAAGCAGGTGTTTTCGAAAAAAACTTAGAAAAGATTGAGCGAGTTCGTCAAATTGCAGCCACTAAGGGTTCGGAAGTTTCCCAAGTGATTCTTGCTTGGTATCTGTCCCGTCCATGTATCGACGTCATTATTCCTGGTGCAAAGCGTGCTGACCAAGTACTCCACAATCTAAAAACCTTACAGCTTCAATTAACTGCTGGAGAGATCCAAGAAATTGAGCAGATATTCTCTATACAAGGAAAATAGAATTTCGCGATCCACACGTATATGGAAAGAAGTATCTTAAGTCATGAAAATAGGTAAAAACCATCCCCATGGCAATATAGCTTTAATGGGCGCGATGATCTAAAATTATCGCGCCTATTTCACGTTCGTGCCAGGTAAAGTGCAACTGTTTTAAAAAAGTTTACTATCAGGGATGTGAATGTGAAAGAAGAACACGATTATCGGGCAGTATCGTTAATAAACCTATAGTAGTTTGTTAGCAATTAGCCCCCATACATCTTCAAAAGTCTCCTTATAAAACTCATTATCCCATCTGTCTGCAAAATATGGATTATGGAAATATACAAAGGCCGTCAGTAAAGCTTGGCCCATTTTTTTTACTCCACTAATGGATTCCACTTTTAGTGCTAATTTTTCTAAGTGCTCCTTAACGAGAATTTGAGTACTTTCAAGGTAATCCGTATATAAGCGAAACATCCGTTCATCATCATGATAAAGCCTTTTCTTTGTAGAAGCCAAAAGCCAAAGCCATTCGTGAAGCGCTTCAGCAGAACTAATACCTTTTGGGGCTTCCCATTCTACTAATTCCTTGGAAGTAGTCTCTAACCACCTCAGTGCAAGTTGCTGCAACAAATCCTCTTTATTTTTATAATGCTTATAAAATGCAGCATGAGTAACACCGAGTTCTTTTGCAATATCAGAGAGGGTCGTTTTTTGTACTCCTTTTCGCATAATCATTCCTTCCGTAACGGCGAAGATCTTCTCTTTTGAAAGAATAGCCATTTTAAACACTCCTAGTGATTTCTATGCCTTATTATAAATGATCCATCACAAAGTTACAAATCGTTGACATTGTAACTAAGCGATGTATAATAATGTTGTATAAAAGTTACAATATTTATTTTTTGTAACCAACTACTATGAATAAAGGAGAAATCATCATGTCAAAATTATCTACTGATACACACGATTTGAGAGTTGCGCTTGTTACAGGTGGAACTGGCGGTATTGGGCAAGCTATTGTTAAAAAATTGGCTGAGCATGGATTTGCGGTTGCCGTGCATTTTTCACGAAATTTGAAAAAAGCAGATGCTCTAGTGAATGAGATTGTAAAGCAAGGAGGGAAAGCCATATGTGTTGGTGGAGATGTTGCAGATGAAAAAGGAATGCAAGAAGTTTTCGATAGGGTTGAAGAAAGTTTTGGTGGTATTGATGTCGTAATCAATACGGCAGGTATCATGTTACTTAGCACCATCGCAGAGCTGAATTTAGCTGATTTGGATAAAATTTACCATACAAATATTCGCGGAACTTTCCTCATATCCCAACTAGCAGCAAGACATGTTCGAAAAGGCGGTGCAATAATCAATATATCCACTTCTGTTACCCGCACACAATTACCAACATATGGTGCATATGTTGCAAGTAAAGCCGCAGTTGAATCCATTACCATGATATTAGCTCGCGAATTACGTGGCAAAGATATTACAGTAAATACCGTTGCTCCAGGTCCAACTGCTACACCATTATTTTTAGATGGGAAAGATGAAAAATTAATCGGTCATTTTTCTAAAGCAACACCACTTGAACGTCTGGGTACACCAGAAGACATCGCGGACACCGTATCCTATTTGGCAACCTCTGGTCGCTGGATTAATGGGCAAATTATATTTTCGAATGGCGGTCTAGCATAAGCTTAAATGGCAAATTCAGATATGATTTAACGTGAATAGAGTAAAAAGCCGGGAATGTTCTCCCGGCTTTTCTTATTACCTACCTAAGAATTGGATAACCTTGTTGTTGACCATATCTGTCGCTTCGGTGAAGAAAATGTGTCCGGCACCTGGAATAGTAAAAAGCTCAGCTCTTTGAATCTTTTCAGCTAGGTTTACCCCATTTTTATAGGGCACCAATTCATCAGCATCACCATGGATGACGAGAGTTGGAATCGTAATTTTATCTAATTCATTAGAGGTATCATGTGCAAGACATGCTTGTAATTGTGATAAATAGCAGTGCGGAGGGGTGACCATTTCAATTCGCTTTTCAATATCTTCCTGGATTAATTCTGGATATTTTTGAATAAAGGCTTGACTATAAACAATAGGTGCTGCTGCCCATGCATTTTCTTCAGGGGTTCCAGTTAGAGCAGCTCGCGCCACCATTAATTCAGATATCTCTGGAGATGGTTGGACATGGGTAGTCCCACCTGCTGTGGTACAGCCCAATACTAATGAACGAACCCTTTCAGGATAGGCAAGTGCCAATCGTTGGGCAATCATTCCACCCATGGAAATTCCAAAAACATGTGCAGATTCAACGGAAGCGGCATCGAGGACAGCTCTTGCATCATTCGCCATTATTTCGATCGAATACGGTTTCTCCGGCATACTACTCTTCCCCACACCGCGATTATCAAAGACAATCACCTGGAAGTGTTTCGCTAGTGCAGGTAATGTTCTATGCCAGGATAGAGAATGATAGCCAAGGCCCATAATTAACAGTAAAGGCTCACCCTGTCCGTGAATCTCATAGTATAGACGGATATTTTCATGATTAACAAATGGCATAATAAAATTCTCCCTTTCTTCAATTGTCTATTATATAGGTTATTGATTTAGTGGGTAGAAAAGAACGGAGTATCTCTTACATTTTTTTAACTCTTTTAAAAAAACAGAAAAATTAGAGGGAGTTTTACAAATTTAGAGAATTATATAGTGTGGACGATTCGAAAAGGAATCATATAGATAATTTGATTTAAAAAGTAATCAGCTCTTTTTTTCTAAAATGCACATCTATTCTATCGAACTGTGGGGGAGCTTCAAATGGCCGTCAAATGTACAAATGAAAATATGTCTATGTCCGAGAAGACGAAGCTTGATGGTGTGAACAAATCCGATATGGAAACCATTTTACTTTCCATTTTTCAATCTAGTTATGATGGTATTTACGTAGCAGATAATAATGGTGTGGGAATGATGGTTAATTCCGCTTACTCAAGAATTACGGGTGTAGAAAGCCAAGAGTTACTGGGAAAGAACATGATGACGGTGGTAAAAGAAGGTCTTGTTTCAGAATCTGTTACGATGAAGGTCTTAGAGGAAAAAACAGCACAAACGATTAT belongs to Neobacillus sp. OS1-2 and includes:
- a CDS encoding aldo/keto reductase, which produces MTKHTRIGKTDLVVNPIGLGTNAVGGHNLFPNLDEEAGRELVRTGLTHGINFLDTAYVYGLGRSEEIIGEVVKERGNRSEIVIASKAAHQVNGHDMILDNSPAFLKQAVEESLKRLQTDYIDLFYIHFPDQDTPKDEAVGALKQLKDEGKIRAIGVSNFSLQQLKEANKDGYVDVYQGEYNLISRGAEKELFPYVTEQQISFVPFYPLASGLLTGKYKQETEISEKNRKRPQFQAGVFEKNLEKIERVRQIAATKGSEVSQVILAWYLSRPCIDVIIPGAKRADQVLHNLKTLQLQLTAGEIQEIEQIFSIQGK
- a CDS encoding TetR/AcrR family transcriptional regulator, whose amino-acid sequence is MAILSKEKIFAVTEGMIMRKGVQKTTLSDIAKELGVTHAAFYKHYKNKEDLLQQLALRWLETTSKELVEWEAPKGISSAEALHEWLWLLASTKKRLYHDDERMFRLYTDYLESTQILVKEHLEKLALKVESISGVKKMGQALLTAFVYFHNPYFADRWDNEFYKETFEDVWGLIANKLL
- a CDS encoding SDR family oxidoreductase — encoded protein: MSKLSTDTHDLRVALVTGGTGGIGQAIVKKLAEHGFAVAVHFSRNLKKADALVNEIVKQGGKAICVGGDVADEKGMQEVFDRVEESFGGIDVVINTAGIMLLSTIAELNLADLDKIYHTNIRGTFLISQLAARHVRKGGAIINISTSVTRTQLPTYGAYVASKAAVESITMILARELRGKDITVNTVAPGPTATPLFLDGKDEKLIGHFSKATPLERLGTPEDIADTVSYLATSGRWINGQIIFSNGGLA
- a CDS encoding alpha/beta hydrolase; protein product: MPFVNHENIRLYYEIHGQGEPLLLIMGLGYHSLSWHRTLPALAKHFQVIVFDNRGVGKSSMPEKPYSIEIMANDARAVLDAASVESAHVFGISMGGMIAQRLALAYPERVRSLVLGCTTAGGTTHVQPSPEISELMVARAALTGTPEENAWAAAPIVYSQAFIQKYPELIQEDIEKRIEMVTPPHCYLSQLQACLAHDTSNELDKITIPTLVIHGDADELVPYKNGVNLAEKIQRAELFTIPGAGHIFFTEATDMVNNKVIQFLGR